A stretch of the Acanthochromis polyacanthus isolate Apoly-LR-REF ecotype Palm Island chromosome 22, KAUST_Apoly_ChrSc, whole genome shotgun sequence genome encodes the following:
- the LOC127531874 gene encoding zinc finger and SCAN domain-containing protein 2-like: MNEKYQSVKVTMCSVEYLRELISDRLAAAAGEIFSEFEKNIVQYQEEIDRQRRLLDVIWKPHIPLQPIELPQSYVCENEKTVVDHQPHDQERNSMVDHEDLEPPRIKDQQEELCTSQDQSNPEISQIKMEQEELCTSLAQSNPGLPQIKVEQDKLCSSQEEELIGLKQETDTFEVTPADEESDHSEPKPNSDQLLFHISCVAESPDQEGSKDVDSGSTRCIEQKPRHQSNNSHSNDVDNAPTSARQCDNDKERKCTTCKVGGKAFRCKSDLIKHHRTHTGEKPYSCGTCGKSFSQRTHLTAHMRCHTGEKPYVCHICGKRFSGSSAHNRHMAVHKMGKPYSCGTCGKSFSHQTYLTVHMRRHTGEKPYSGGTCGKSFNCSYRLKAHMRIHTAEKS, from the exons atgaatgagaaatatcagagcgttaaagtaacgatgtgttcagttgagtatctgagagagttgatcagcgacagactagctgctgctgcgggagaaatattctcagagtttgaaaaaaacatcgtccagtaccaggaggagatcgatcgtcagcgcagactgctggatgtcatctggaaaccacacatccccttacagcccatag agctcccacagtcttatgtctgtgagaatgagaagactgtcgttgaccatcagccccatgaccaggagagaaactccaTGGTGGACCATGAGGACCTAGAGCCTCCACGGATTAAagatcagcaggaggaactctgcaccagtcaggaccaatcaaacccagagatttctcaaattaaaatggaacaggaagaattgtgcaccagtctggcCCAATCAAACCCAgggttaccacaaattaaagtggaacaggataaactctgctccagtcaggaggaagagttaattggactgaaacaggagactgatacctttgaggtgactcctgctgatgaggaaagtgaccacagtgaaccaaaaccaaacagtgatcagctcctgtttcacatctcttgtgtagctgagagcccagatcaggaaggaagcaaggatgtagactcaggatcaactagatgtatcgagcagaaaccaagacatcagagtaacaacagtcacagtaatgatgtagacaatgctccaacatcagcgagacagtgtgataatgacaaggAAAGAAAATGTACAACTTGCAAAGTCGGTGGAAAAGCTTTTCGTTGTAAATCAgatttaatcaaacatcacagaacccacacaggtgagaagccatattcttgtggaacctgtggaaaaagcttcagtcagcggacccatttgactgcccacatgagatgtcacacaggtgagaagccatatgtttgtcacatttgtggaaaaagattttctggttcatcagcacataataggcacatggcagttcacaaaatgggaaagccatattcttgtggaacctgtggaaaaagctttagtcatCAGACCTAtttgactgtccacatgagacgtcacacaggtgagaagccatattctggtggaacctgtggaaaaagcttcaactGTAGTTATCGATTAAAagcccacatgagaatccacacagctgagaagtcctga